The genome window GAATCTGCAGTGTAAGATTAAGATTTCTTTCAAGCCGGGTTGCATCAACAACAATTACGGTGACATCAGGTTTTCCAAAAAGTATGAAATCTCTTGCTATCTCCTCATCAGATGAAGTTGAAAGCAGAGAATAAGTGCCGGGCAGGTCTATTAACTTATACTTATTTCCGTTAAAGATAAAAGCACCTTCTGCCCTGCTGACGGTTTTACCGGGCCAGTTTCCAGTGTGCTGATGAAGACCGGTCATATAATTAAATACTGTACTTTTACCTGTATTAGGATTTCCGGCAAGAGCTACCAGGAAATCGTAATCATTCATTTCAATTCCCAGCCGCTCAAGATTTTTTTTATTATGAACAGTGCACGTCGTGCAATCCTGATTTATATTCTGCATGGCAATCAGATCCTTATTTTTTCAACAAATATCAACGAAGCATGTTCACGTCTGAGTGCTATCAATGCACCCCTTATAGAATAAGCCCTCGGATCCTCGGCAGCGCTGGAGAATTTAACCTCGATGATTGAGCCGGGAACTACGCCTAAATCCATCAGACGTCTTCTCTGCTTTCCTCTCAGTGCTTTTGCAATTCCGATTACTTTACAGGTCTCTCCCACGCTGAGCGAGGAAAGAGCTATATACTCTTCCGGAATTACTTCATCAAATGCAAGTGCTGCAACGGTTATGTTTCCTGCAATCTGCGGTGAAAGTACGATCTCCTCACCATTTGCCTCAAACCGGATTCTTTCACTGTCTGAAGAGATCATTCTGACATGCATTCCGGGATATAAACCGACAGCAACAATCTGAGAATATATAATTTCCGGTTCATCTTCTATGTGTATAATCTGACCCGTTTCCATAACCGGCAGCTGGGTAAGATTGAAGCCTTGCCGCTGCGGAACTTCACCATCTTTCATCGGGATAGGATCACCGTGAGGATCGAACATGGGATTGCCAAGCTTTGCTGCAAGTGCATCTGTTTCATCACTGCTCAGCTGATGTTCTTTTTCTTCAGCAAGGTGATGCCAGGTCATCTGATC of Ignavibacteriales bacterium contains these proteins:
- a CDS encoding metal-dependent transcriptional regulator → MSEFLYIGVLLITAGAVSWIYFPNSPLRKYLLKNRNTSNRARTEDALKHFYDCEERHLTGTSDSLAGFLNISRDKAALVISRLRENRLIEAERDGIYRLTQQGRSYALRVIRTHRLWERYLADETGTDQMTWHHLAEEKEHQLSSDETDALAAKLGNPMFDPHGDPIPMKDGEVPQRQGFNLTQLPVMETGQIIHIEDEPEIIYSQIVAVGLYPGMHVRMISSDSERIRFEANGEEIVLSPQIAGNITVAALAFDEVIPEEYIALSSLSVGETCKVIGIAKALRGKQRRRLMDLGVVPGSIIEVKFSSAAEDPRAYSIRGALIALRREHASLIFVEKIRI